A window of the Lactuca sativa cultivar Salinas chromosome 7, Lsat_Salinas_v11, whole genome shotgun sequence genome harbors these coding sequences:
- the LOC111890821 gene encoding uncharacterized protein LOC111890821, with the protein MGQRNMVYTGPMIDNEIEHAHLHPEPCAIPYNQITTFPLPNDHHLPVPPPGITFMAAPPPGARVIPIPVPVPVPGLHNQLTFPSNHGFHGPFKGKITEVFPVNFQYFYPSPTSNPFMVPDYNLTPVIMPPGHQHHRGPITHGVVPGPWLDQPFCSNPPGIPFIPGYANRAPVTFVHPPVPSHQQPPPMPPLRATMDFHPLQNGVEFVPRFVGPAPQFGVRVFPPHQLESTSRPRGFPHLRVLPEDGVAMLDISNYGRRVDHHRDMRMDIDHMSYEELLALGEQIGNAGSGLSEDFISGYLKTRVFMSSKLEVVSSPDQELSFCTICQMEYNDQERIGMLDCSHGYHVDCIKKWLTVKNTCPVCKCTGLTAQGNRENS; encoded by the exons ATGGGGCAACGGAACATGGTGTACACCGGTCCAATGATCGACAATGAAATTGAACATGCCCACCTTCATCCCGAGCCTTGTGCAATTCCTTATAATCAAATAACAACTTTTCCTCTTCCCAACGATCATCATCTACCAGTTCCACCACCAGGAATCACGTTCATGGCAGCTCCACCACCAGGTGCCAGAGTGATTCCGATTCCTGTTCCAGTTCCTGTCCCCGGTCTTCATAATCAATTAACATTCCCCAGTAATCACGGATTCCATGGTCCATTCAAAGGAAAGATCACCGAAGTCTTCCCTGTTAACTTTCAATACTTTTACCCTTCACCTACCTCCAATCCCTTCATGGTTCCAGATTACAATCTTACCCCTGTCATCATGCCACCTGGACACCAGCACCACCGTGGTCCAATCACCCATGGGGTGGTTCCTGGCCCTTGGTTAGACCAGCCCTTTTGTAGCAATCCCCCCGGAATCCCTTTTattccag GATATGCAAATAGAGCTCCGGTGACATTTGTCCATCCTCCGGTTCCATCTCATCAACAACCGCCACCTATGCCGCCACTTCGCGCCACCATGGACTTCCATCCTCTTCAAAACGGGGTAGAATTTGTTCCAAGATTCGTGGGTCCCGCACCACAATTTGGTGTTAGGGTATTCCCGCCACATCAGCTCGAGTCAACTTCAAGACCACGTGGCTTTCCACATTTAAGAGTTCTTCCTGaagat ggTGTTGCGATGCTTGATATTTCTAATTATGGACGTAGAGTTGATCATCATAGAGATATGCGTATGGATATCGATCATATGTCTTATGAG GAGCTTCTTGCATTAGGTGAGCAGATTGGGAATGCTGGATCGGGGTTATCAGAGGATTTTATTTCAGGTTATTTGAAAACAAGGGTATTTATGTCTTCTAAGTTGGAAGTTGTTTCATCTCCTGATCAAGAACTTAGTTTCTGCACAATTTGTCAG ATGGAATACAATGATCAAGAAAGAATCGGAATGCTGGATTGCAGCCATGGATACCATGTGGACTGCATCAAGAAATGGTTAACCGTTAAAAACACATGCCCGGTTTGCAAATGCACAGGGCTGACTGCACAAGGAAACCGTGAAAACTCCTAG